Proteins encoded within one genomic window of Bacillus thuringiensis:
- a CDS encoding response regulator transcription factor produces MPTILVLEDEMPIRSFIVLNLKRAGFYVLEASTGEEALQILCEHTVDVALLDVMLPGMDGFQVCKTIREENKKIGIIMLTARVQNEDKVQGLGIGADDYIAKPFSPVELTARIQSLLRRIEVHDEKANSITSGPFSLNIIEERLYKSGQLVELTPTEYMILQYLMNQASKPVSRDEILNMIWGTNYVGETKVVDVNMRRLRQKIECNPSEPEFILTVWGKGYVWKESIR; encoded by the coding sequence ATGCCAACAATTTTAGTTTTAGAAGATGAAATGCCTATTCGTAGTTTTATCGTCTTAAATTTGAAACGTGCTGGATTTTATGTATTAGAAGCAAGTACTGGAGAAGAGGCGTTACAGATTTTATGTGAACATACTGTTGATGTAGCATTGCTTGATGTAATGTTACCGGGAATGGATGGTTTTCAAGTTTGTAAAACGATCCGGGAAGAAAATAAAAAAATAGGTATTATTATGTTAACCGCGCGCGTACAAAATGAAGATAAGGTACAAGGGTTAGGAATAGGTGCAGATGATTATATCGCAAAGCCGTTTAGTCCAGTGGAACTAACTGCACGTATACAATCGTTACTAAGAAGAATAGAAGTACATGATGAAAAAGCGAATTCTATCACATCTGGCCCGTTTTCTCTAAATATAATAGAAGAAAGATTATATAAAAGTGGACAACTAGTCGAATTAACCCCTACAGAGTATATGATATTACAGTATTTAATGAATCAGGCTTCAAAGCCGGTTTCACGTGATGAAATTTTAAATATGATTTGGGGAACGAATTATGTAGGTGAGACGAAAGTAGTAGATGTAAATATGAGGCGGTTACGTCAAAAGATAGAATGTAATCCATCAGAACCTGAATTTATTCTTACTGTTTGGGGAAAAGGATATGTGTGGAAGGAAAGTATAAGATGA
- a CDS encoding sensor histidine kinase: MKRKVTLYFMTVIILMLVLFEVVFSVSVYRSYYNGIVQYVESHAKTSTRFFSEYNSLYFIRLQEYSGDIIESFQLEGTELQLIDRHGTIIQSSSGQKVEGKVVIPYSLLEGEMYHQVTTTKDNVKQLEVISPLIHQGQTIGVLKYTTVLTHVNAKIIEIIMFTISVGIVISGIVFLISRRLANSFVKPIESIIHASSQIAEGTLKKKIKEDYPGELGELAHSLNHMSEKIEKAEQMKNEFIASISHEIRTPLTGIKGWSETLKTVDHLTEEEIKQGMGIISGETDRLIHLVEELLDFSRLQSNHFNLYKQKVQLYDILEETIWQLTPNAEEKQMQFIKTIERIELIGDRNRLKQIFLNIVQNAIKYSHKNGKVYIEATKNEGQAVIEVKDEGMGIAKEHLPYIEQSFYQINNHATGAGLGLAIVKKMVELHGGTINIISKEGIGTTILIKLPL, translated from the coding sequence ATGAAAAGAAAAGTGACTTTATATTTTATGACGGTCATTATACTTATGCTTGTATTATTTGAAGTCGTATTTTCAGTCTCTGTTTATCGATCTTATTATAACGGTATTGTGCAATATGTAGAATCTCATGCGAAGACAAGTACACGATTTTTTTCTGAATACAATTCATTATACTTTATTCGTTTGCAAGAATATAGCGGGGATATAATTGAGAGCTTTCAGTTAGAAGGAACCGAATTACAATTAATTGATCGACATGGTACGATTATACAATCGTCAAGTGGACAAAAGGTAGAAGGTAAAGTAGTTATTCCGTATTCTTTACTAGAAGGAGAAATGTACCATCAAGTGACTACTACGAAAGATAATGTGAAACAATTAGAAGTGATTAGTCCACTGATTCATCAAGGACAAACGATCGGTGTTTTAAAATATACGACTGTATTAACACATGTAAATGCTAAAATTATTGAAATTATTATGTTTACTATTTCTGTAGGTATTGTTATTTCAGGAATTGTATTCTTAATCAGTAGACGATTAGCGAATTCATTTGTTAAACCGATCGAATCTATAATTCATGCTTCTTCCCAAATTGCAGAAGGTACATTAAAGAAGAAAATTAAAGAAGATTATCCTGGGGAATTAGGTGAGTTAGCACATAGTTTAAATCATATGTCTGAGAAAATAGAAAAAGCAGAACAGATGAAAAATGAATTCATTGCTTCTATTTCTCATGAAATACGAACGCCTTTAACTGGAATTAAGGGTTGGAGTGAGACGTTAAAAACGGTAGATCATTTAACGGAAGAAGAAATAAAGCAAGGTATGGGAATTATTTCAGGTGAGACAGACAGATTAATTCATTTAGTAGAAGAATTGCTAGATTTTTCAAGATTGCAATCAAATCATTTTAATTTATATAAACAAAAGGTGCAATTATACGATATACTAGAGGAGACGATTTGGCAATTAACTCCTAATGCTGAAGAGAAGCAAATGCAATTCATCAAAACTATAGAACGAATTGAATTAATAGGAGATCGAAATAGGCTAAAGCAAATTTTCTTGAATATTGTTCAAAATGCCATTAAATATTCACATAAAAATGGTAAAGTATATATTGAAGCGACTAAAAATGAAGGACAAGCAGTGATAGAGGTGAAAGACGAAGGTATGGGAATTGCTAAAGAGCATTTACCATATATAGAACAGTCATTTTACCAGATTAATAATCATGCTACAGGTGCGGGTCTTGGTTTAGCTATCGTAAAAAAAATGGTGGAGCTTCATGGAGGTACAATAAATATTATAAGTAAAGAAGGAATAGGAACGACCATTTTGATAAAACTCCCATTATAA
- a CDS encoding peptidoglycan-N-acetylglucosamine deacetylase produces the protein MEKAFKIKRVVFVLIAIAAVAIGYFMFQSITSPAKAVAKQENVVQLASEQPKVEMNKTAPSRFNGKERKVAYLTFDDGPGKYTAELLNTLKQHDAKATFFLIGANVKEFPDLVKRENAEGHYVGMHSMTHNFAKLYKNGEYVNEMKEDQGLIANIIGKSPKLTRPPYGSMPGLNEGLRNKVVEGGFKVWDWTIDSLDWKYNKMQVDAAAAQIAQNVLTNATKPQEVILMHDIHPQSVAAVPAILKGLKEKGYEFEAYHEESHFPVNFWHDNRM, from the coding sequence ATGGAAAAAGCTTTTAAAATTAAACGAGTAGTATTCGTTTTAATAGCGATTGCAGCAGTAGCTATTGGGTATTTCATGTTTCAATCCATTACTTCACCAGCAAAGGCTGTTGCAAAACAAGAAAATGTAGTACAACTCGCAAGTGAACAACCAAAAGTAGAAATGAATAAAACAGCACCAAGTCGTTTTAATGGAAAAGAAAGAAAAGTTGCTTATCTTACATTTGACGATGGGCCAGGAAAATATACGGCTGAATTATTAAATACGCTAAAACAACATGATGCGAAGGCGACGTTCTTTTTAATTGGAGCAAATGTAAAAGAATTTCCTGATTTAGTGAAACGTGAAAATGCTGAGGGTCATTATGTAGGCATGCATAGTATGACACATAATTTCGCAAAGTTATATAAAAATGGCGAGTATGTAAATGAGATGAAAGAAGATCAAGGTTTAATCGCTAATATTATTGGGAAATCACCTAAATTAACACGTCCACCATACGGTTCGATGCCAGGATTAAATGAAGGTCTTCGAAATAAAGTGGTAGAAGGCGGCTTTAAAGTGTGGGATTGGACAATTGATTCATTAGACTGGAAGTATAACAAAATGCAAGTTGATGCAGCTGCAGCACAAATTGCTCAAAATGTATTAACAAATGCAACAAAACCACAAGAAGTCATTTTAATGCATGACATTCATCCACAATCAGTTGCTGCTGTGCCAGCAATTTTAAAAGGGTTAAAAGAAAAGGGTTATGAGTTTGAAGCTTATCATGAAGAGAGTCACTTCCCAGTGAATTTCTGGCATGATAACCGTATGTAA
- a CDS encoding YkyA family protein: MKYGKIAVVGALSVGLLTGCFGEKPEENLYTAFETAATQEKSLVDEAKKLEKLEKEGQELYSQILQEGKDHNDAVMKKIEQATANVDDREKALKNEKEMLEKAQKETKSVQGNIEKLEDKKLQKQAKAVEESYKNRYDAFQKMNENYTKALATEKELYEKLKVKETKLKEIGEKVKAVNELTVEAQKSKEQFNNFTKEYNDSKLAFYKDAEIKIKDKK, translated from the coding sequence TTGAAGTATGGAAAAATAGCAGTAGTTGGAGCACTATCAGTAGGACTATTAACAGGTTGTTTCGGTGAAAAACCAGAAGAAAACCTATATACAGCTTTTGAAACAGCGGCGACACAAGAGAAATCATTAGTTGATGAAGCGAAAAAATTAGAGAAGTTAGAGAAGGAAGGCCAAGAACTATATTCTCAAATTTTACAAGAAGGTAAAGATCATAATGACGCTGTTATGAAGAAAATAGAGCAGGCTACTGCAAATGTAGATGATCGTGAAAAAGCTTTGAAAAATGAGAAAGAAATGCTAGAAAAAGCTCAGAAAGAAACGAAATCCGTTCAAGGAAATATAGAGAAGCTTGAAGATAAAAAGTTACAAAAACAAGCGAAAGCAGTAGAAGAGTCGTATAAAAATCGTTATGATGCATTCCAAAAGATGAATGAAAATTATACGAAGGCGTTAGCGACTGAAAAAGAATTGTATGAAAAATTAAAAGTAAAAGAAACGAAATTAAAAGAGATTGGTGAAAAAGTTAAGGCTGTTAATGAATTAACTGTGGAAGCACAAAAATCAAAAGAGCAATTTAATAATTTTACAAAAGAGTATAATGACAGTAAATTAGCATTCTACAAAGATGCAGAGATTAAGATTAAAGATAAGAAATAA
- a CDS encoding MgtC/SapB family protein, which yields MSYEFLLKLGLALFLGLFIGIDRQLKNKPLGVKTSMVISVASCLITMVSIEAVHVYSVPGHTNMDPMRLAAQIVSGIGFLGAGVILRRSNDVISGLTTASMVWAASALGIAIGAGFYLQATVAMILIILAINVLPQLVKIAGPYSLRQKDLSIKITVKEHHELDGIFKQIKNLGMHVKRVKIKDIDSGAFQQLEMVILAPEDLYTTELYSSLKEIDRVVSVEVESR from the coding sequence ATGTCATATGAATTTTTACTCAAATTAGGTTTAGCACTTTTTTTAGGATTATTCATCGGGATAGATAGGCAGCTAAAGAATAAACCACTTGGTGTGAAAACAAGTATGGTTATTTCTGTAGCAAGTTGTTTAATTACGATGGTTTCAATTGAAGCCGTACATGTGTATTCTGTTCCAGGGCATACAAATATGGATCCAATGCGTCTAGCTGCTCAAATTGTGAGCGGAATTGGTTTTCTTGGGGCAGGTGTTATTTTACGAAGAAGTAATGATGTTATTTCTGGATTAACGACCGCCTCTATGGTGTGGGCTGCTTCAGCTTTAGGTATTGCGATTGGAGCAGGATTTTATTTACAAGCGACGGTTGCTATGATTTTAATTATTTTAGCAATTAATGTACTTCCGCAACTTGTGAAAATTGCAGGACCATATTCATTAAGACAAAAGGATCTATCTATAAAAATTACTGTTAAAGAGCATCATGAGTTAGATGGTATATTTAAGCAAATTAAAAATTTAGGTATGCATGTGAAACGAGTGAAGATTAAAGATATAGATAGTGGAGCATTTCAGCAATTGGAAATGGTTATTTTAGCTCCAGAAGATTTATATACAACTGAGTTATATAGCTCACTAAAAGAGATAGATCGTGTTGTTTCAGTTGAAGTGGAAAGTAGATAA
- a CDS encoding GNAT family N-acetyltransferase, whose translation MMSKRGGKMMEIHIRRAIKDDIPGIAKVHADSWKTTYKGIFPDEFLENITYEKREKQWENIFQQEDNYQFRFVAETLDGTIIGFIDGGVERTGTYNCDGELYAIYLLQEYQGMKIGQKLLQALLSECINNDMQSLLVWVVTNNPSKNFYEKFNPEKIDTKFLERLQVEETAYRWRDINNIIM comes from the coding sequence ATGATGAGTAAACGAGGGGGAAAAATGATGGAGATACATATTAGAAGAGCGATAAAAGATGATATACCAGGTATAGCAAAGGTCCACGCTGATAGCTGGAAAACAACATATAAAGGGATATTCCCTGACGAATTTTTGGAGAATATAACATATGAGAAACGAGAAAAACAGTGGGAAAACATTTTTCAACAAGAAGATAATTATCAATTTAGATTTGTAGCAGAGACGTTAGATGGAACAATAATTGGATTCATTGACGGAGGAGTTGAAAGAACCGGTACATATAATTGCGATGGAGAATTATATGCGATTTACCTTTTACAAGAGTATCAAGGAATGAAAATAGGACAAAAGTTACTTCAAGCTTTATTATCGGAATGTATAAACAATGATATGCAATCACTTTTAGTTTGGGTCGTTACGAATAATCCTTCTAAAAATTTCTATGAAAAATTTAATCCTGAAAAAATTGATACGAAATTTTTAGAGAGATTACAGGTAGAAGAAACAGCATATCGTTGGAGAGATATAAATAATATTATTATGTAA
- the asbA gene encoding petrobactin biosynthesis protein AsbA, giving the protein MKHAKQIAEHATIQSFLNCYLRETGSGEWITEDKRIEDIFYHSFQRDTCSTYLCCRLSAQNITLYGEVIYKSPTDRHLFGEQFYYQMGDSNSVMKADYVTVITFLIKEMSINYGEGTNPAELMLRVIRSCQNIEEFAKGRIEDTSALYGVHTSFIEAEQSLLFGHLTHPTPKSRQGILEWKSAMYSPELKGECQLHYFRAHKSIVNEKSLLLDSTTVILKEELRNDEMVSKEFISKYCNEDEYSLLPIHPLQAEWLLHQPYVQDWVEQGVLEYIGPTGKCYMATSSLRTLYHPDSKYMLKFSFPVKVTNSMRINKLKELESGLEGKEMLNTAIGEVLEKFPGFNFICDPAFITLNYGAKESGFEVIIRENPFYSEHAKDATLIAGLVQDAIPGERTRLSNIIHRLADLESRSCEEVSLEWFRRYMNISLKPMVWMYLQYGVALEAHQQNSVVQLKDGYPVKYYFRDNQGFYFCNSMKEMLNNELAGIGERTGNLYDDYIVDERFRYYLIFNHMFGLINGFGTAGLIREEILLTELRTVLESFLPYNREPSTFLRELLEEDKLTCKANLLTRFFDVDELSNPLEQAIYVQVQNPLVREVAVRS; this is encoded by the coding sequence ATGAAGCATGCGAAACAAATCGCGGAACATGCAACAATACAAAGTTTTTTAAATTGTTATTTAAGAGAAACAGGAAGTGGAGAATGGATTACAGAGGATAAAAGGATAGAGGATATTTTCTACCATTCATTTCAAAGAGATACTTGCTCTACTTATTTATGCTGTCGGTTATCGGCACAAAACATTACTTTGTATGGAGAAGTTATATATAAATCACCAACAGATCGCCATTTGTTTGGAGAACAATTTTATTACCAAATGGGAGATAGTAATTCTGTTATGAAAGCAGATTACGTTACAGTTATAACATTCTTAATAAAAGAGATGTCTATCAATTACGGAGAAGGGACGAACCCTGCTGAACTTATGCTTCGAGTTATTCGTAGTTGTCAAAATATTGAGGAATTTGCGAAAGGGAGAATAGAAGATACATCTGCATTATACGGTGTCCATACATCCTTTATAGAAGCGGAACAATCGTTATTATTTGGACATTTAACTCATCCAACTCCAAAGAGTAGACAAGGTATTTTGGAATGGAAAAGTGCAATGTATTCTCCAGAACTAAAAGGAGAATGTCAGCTTCATTATTTTCGGGCACATAAAAGTATAGTGAATGAAAAATCATTATTATTAGATTCTACAACAGTAATTTTAAAAGAAGAATTACGTAATGATGAAATGGTTAGTAAGGAATTTATATCGAAGTATTGTAATGAAGATGAATATTCATTACTTCCAATTCATCCGCTTCAGGCAGAATGGTTATTACACCAACCTTACGTCCAGGATTGGGTAGAGCAAGGGGTGCTTGAATATATCGGTCCTACCGGTAAGTGTTATATGGCAACATCATCACTTAGGACGTTATATCATCCCGACTCAAAGTATATGCTTAAGTTTTCATTTCCAGTAAAAGTAACAAATTCAATGCGCATTAATAAATTGAAGGAACTTGAGAGTGGTCTTGAAGGGAAGGAAATGTTAAATACGGCTATTGGTGAAGTGTTAGAAAAATTTCCCGGCTTTAATTTTATTTGTGATCCAGCCTTTATTACATTAAATTACGGAGCAAAAGAATCTGGATTTGAAGTCATTATACGAGAGAATCCTTTTTATAGCGAACATGCCAAAGACGCTACATTAATTGCTGGGCTAGTTCAAGATGCTATACCTGGAGAACGTACTCGCTTATCAAATATTATTCACCGCCTAGCAGATTTAGAAAGTAGAAGCTGTGAAGAAGTAAGTTTAGAGTGGTTTAGACGATATATGAATATTTCTTTAAAGCCTATGGTATGGATGTATTTACAGTATGGTGTTGCATTAGAAGCTCATCAGCAAAATAGCGTTGTTCAGCTAAAGGATGGTTATCCGGTCAAATATTATTTCCGTGATAATCAAGGTTTTTATTTCTGTAATTCAATGAAAGAGATGCTTAATAATGAGTTAGCTGGTATTGGAGAACGTACTGGAAATTTATATGACGACTATATTGTAGATGAAAGATTTCGTTACTACTTAATTTTTAATCATATGTTTGGACTCATTAACGGATTTGGTACAGCTGGATTAATTAGGGAAGAAATTCTCCTCACGGAATTAAGAACTGTACTTGAATCGTTCCTTCCATATAATCGTGAACCTTCTACCTTTTTAAGAGAATTGTTGGAAGAGGATAAGTTGACATGTAAAGCAAATTTATTAACGAGATTTTTCGATGTTGACGAGTTAAGTAATCCCTTAGAACAAGCAATTTACGTACAGGTACAGAATCCGCTCGTTAGAGAAGTGGCTGTTCGTTCATAA
- a CDS encoding IucA/IucC family protein produces the protein MRMGMYHTKILKALESEDYISVRRRVLRQLVESLIYERIITPVRIEKEEQILFLIQGLDEDNRIVTYECYGRERMTFGRISIDSLIVRVQEEKQEIQSVSQFLEEVFRVVNVEQTKLDSFIHELEQTIFKDTIAQYERCNKGEYTRKSYDEFESHLIDGHPYHPSYKARIGFQYRDNFQYGYEFMRPIKLIWVAAHKKYATVGYGNEVIYDKTLKGEVGERKLEAYKERIYSAGCNPKQYVFIPVHPWQWENFIIPNYADHIQDKSIIYLGESADDYCAQQSMRTLRNVTNPKRPYVKLSLNILNTSTLRTLKPYSVASAPAISNWLSDVISQDTYLRDESRVILLKEFSSVTYDTNRKATYGSLGCIWRESVHNYLDEQEDAVPFNGLYAKETDGTPVIDAWLNKYGIENWLRLLIQKAIIPVIHLVVEHGIALESHGQNMILVHKEGLPVRIALKDFHEGLEFYRPFLKEMNKCPDFTQMHKTYANGKMNDFFEMDRIECLQEMVLDALFLFNVGELAFVLADEYEWKEENFWMIAVEEIENHFKKYPHLKDRYKSIQLYAPTFYAEQLTKRRLYMDVESLVHEVSNPLYRVRQLMKQKSVVTGGNYANR, from the coding sequence ATGAGAATGGGCATGTATCATACGAAAATATTGAAAGCGCTTGAATCAGAAGATTACATTTCAGTACGAAGAAGAGTTTTACGTCAATTAGTAGAGTCGTTAATTTATGAGAGGATCATTACGCCAGTTCGTATAGAAAAAGAAGAACAAATTCTTTTTCTTATACAAGGACTTGATGAGGACAACAGAATTGTCACGTACGAATGTTACGGAAGAGAACGAATGACATTTGGACGCATCTCTATAGATTCATTAATAGTAAGAGTTCAAGAGGAAAAACAAGAAATACAATCAGTTTCACAATTTTTAGAAGAAGTTTTTCGGGTTGTTAACGTAGAACAAACGAAATTAGATTCTTTTATTCACGAATTAGAACAAACGATATTTAAAGACACGATTGCACAATATGAAAGATGTAATAAGGGAGAATACACTCGAAAATCTTACGATGAGTTTGAAAGTCATTTAATAGACGGCCATCCGTATCATCCTAGCTATAAAGCGCGCATTGGGTTTCAATATCGTGACAATTTTCAATATGGATATGAATTTATGAGGCCAATAAAACTTATATGGGTTGCAGCGCATAAAAAATATGCGACTGTAGGTTATGGAAATGAAGTGATTTATGACAAAACTTTAAAAGGCGAAGTAGGCGAGCGTAAATTAGAAGCGTATAAGGAACGAATTTACAGTGCGGGATGTAATCCAAAACAGTACGTGTTTATACCTGTTCATCCTTGGCAGTGGGAGAATTTTATCATTCCAAATTACGCTGATCATATACAGGATAAAAGTATTATTTATTTAGGGGAATCAGCAGACGATTATTGTGCGCAACAATCTATGAGAACGTTAAGAAATGTTACGAATCCAAAGAGACCATATGTAAAGTTATCGCTGAACATACTTAACACTTCAACACTCCGTACGCTGAAACCATATTCAGTTGCGAGTGCACCAGCTATATCGAATTGGTTAAGTGATGTCATAAGTCAGGATACTTATTTAAGGGATGAATCACGTGTAATTTTGCTAAAGGAATTTTCGAGTGTAACGTATGATACGAATAGGAAAGCCACATATGGTTCATTAGGATGTATTTGGCGTGAAAGTGTTCATAATTATTTAGATGAGCAAGAGGATGCAGTTCCTTTTAACGGATTATATGCAAAAGAGACGGACGGGACACCGGTTATTGATGCATGGTTAAACAAATATGGGATAGAAAATTGGCTACGATTACTTATTCAAAAAGCGATTATACCAGTTATACATCTTGTTGTAGAGCACGGAATTGCACTCGAATCACACGGTCAAAATATGATTTTAGTTCATAAAGAAGGGCTACCTGTCCGTATTGCATTAAAGGATTTTCATGAAGGACTTGAGTTTTATCGTCCATTCTTAAAAGAAATGAATAAATGCCCGGACTTTACTCAAATGCATAAAACGTATGCAAATGGAAAAATGAATGATTTCTTTGAAATGGATCGTATCGAATGTTTACAAGAGATGGTACTAGATGCACTGTTCTTATTTAATGTAGGAGAATTAGCTTTCGTACTTGCGGATGAATATGAATGGAAAGAAGAAAATTTTTGGATGATAGCGGTCGAAGAAATTGAAAATCATTTTAAAAAATACCCACATTTGAAAGATAGATATAAAAGTATTCAATTATATGCACCTACATTCTATGCTGAACAATTAACAAAACGGCGATTATATATGGATGTGGAATCACTTGTTCATGAAGTTTCAAATCCATTGTATAGAGTAAGACAACTTATGAAACAAAAATCAGTTGTTACAGGGGGAAATTATGCTAATCGTTAA
- the asbC gene encoding 3,4-dihydroxybenzoic acid-AMP ligase AsbC — MLIVNKEEYSKSDFSLRLQAYEEMEQFQEAAGNRFALCLKDPFDIITLVFFLKEKKSSVLLIHEDTPKETAIEMAKRANCIGILYGENSDFTKLEVVNFFAEEPSLLQYSSGTTGEPKLIRRAWTEVDTEITAYNEALNCEEDEVPIIMAPVSHSYGLICGTLSAITRGSKPIIITNKNPKFALNIVRNTEKHIIYAVPLMLHIMGSFPQGTFQFHKIMTSGAPLPEALFYKLKETTTYMMQQYGCSEAGCISICHDMKSHLDLGNPLPHVSISIGSDENVPEEIVVKINNKEIFTKDLGYKSERGIHFMGRMDDVINVSGLKVFPIEVEETMLRLEGVQEAIVYRGKHPVMGEIVKAKVISHIDPVQIREWCMQHLPSYKVPHEIERVTEIPKNKTGKVSRKLLEMGEVTT; from the coding sequence ATGCTAATCGTTAATAAAGAAGAGTATAGCAAAAGTGATTTTAGTTTGAGATTACAAGCTTATGAGGAAATGGAACAATTTCAAGAAGCAGCAGGAAATAGATTTGCGCTTTGTCTGAAAGATCCATTCGATATTATTACGCTTGTGTTTTTCTTAAAAGAAAAGAAATCATCAGTGTTACTTATACATGAAGATACGCCAAAAGAAACGGCTATTGAAATGGCAAAGCGTGCAAATTGTATCGGAATTTTATATGGAGAAAATAGCGATTTTACGAAATTAGAAGTAGTGAATTTTTTTGCAGAAGAGCCTTCTTTATTACAATATAGTTCTGGAACAACAGGAGAACCGAAACTGATTCGTAGAGCATGGACGGAAGTTGATACAGAAATTACTGCTTATAATGAAGCTTTAAACTGCGAAGAGGATGAAGTGCCAATCATTATGGCTCCTGTTTCACATTCATACGGACTAATATGTGGTACGTTATCTGCAATTACGAGGGGAAGCAAGCCTATCATCATTACGAATAAAAATCCTAAATTCGCTTTAAATATAGTTCGCAATACAGAAAAACATATCATATATGCAGTACCACTTATGCTACATATTATGGGGAGTTTTCCGCAAGGAACGTTTCAGTTTCATAAAATTATGACATCGGGAGCGCCTTTACCAGAAGCATTATTTTATAAACTAAAAGAAACGACAACATATATGATGCAACAATACGGTTGTTCTGAGGCAGGTTGTATTAGTATATGTCATGATATGAAAAGCCATTTAGATTTAGGAAACCCTCTACCTCATGTGAGTATAAGTATAGGTTCAGATGAAAATGTACCGGAAGAAATCGTAGTGAAAATCAATAATAAGGAAATTTTCACGAAAGATTTAGGATATAAATCTGAGCGTGGCATTCATTTTATGGGGCGTATGGATGATGTGATTAACGTTTCAGGATTAAAAGTCTTTCCTATAGAGGTAGAAGAAACAATGCTTCGATTGGAAGGTGTTCAAGAGGCAATTGTATATCGAGGGAAACATCCTGTGATGGGTGAAATTGTTAAAGCGAAAGTAATCTCTCATATTGATCCAGTTCAAATAAGAGAATGGTGTATGCAGCATTTACCATCTTATAAAGTTCCGCATGAGATTGAAAGAGTAACTGAAATTCCGAAAAATAAAACTGGAAAAGTAAGTAGAAAGTTACTAGAGATGGGAGAGGTTACAACATGA
- the asbD gene encoding petrobactin biosynthesis protein AsbD yields MRREALKDAVLKIMTEKMELKNVTHLEETMRLNQDLYIDSVMMLQLIVYIEMDVMLCVPEDEVDPKAFLTVGSLLDFMEELQPLQDVNVNN; encoded by the coding sequence ATGAGACGGGAAGCGTTAAAGGATGCTGTATTAAAAATTATGACAGAAAAAATGGAACTGAAAAATGTAACTCATTTAGAAGAAACGATGCGTTTAAACCAAGATTTATATATTGATTCGGTAATGATGTTACAACTCATAGTTTACATAGAAATGGATGTAATGCTATGCGTTCCAGAGGATGAGGTAGACCCAAAAGCATTTCTTACCGTAGGATCTTTGCTTGATTTTATGGAAGAGTTACAGCCGTTACAGGATGTAAATGTGAATAACTAA